Proteins encoded together in one Erinaceus europaeus chromosome 11, mEriEur2.1, whole genome shotgun sequence window:
- the ERRFI1 gene encoding ERBB receptor feedback inhibitor 1, with protein MSTAGVAAQEIRVPLKTGFLHEGQALRSMKSCWGGHSEFENNFLSIDPITMAYSLNSTAQDHLTSIGRASKSTRTNGNHFGEHRPSLKSSLPSLIIPPNENLGQHEEEQVVCSLKRLSVNGVCTSTPPLTPIKNSSSLFPCMAPCERGSRPLPPLPISEDLSLDETDCEVEFLTSSDTDFLLEDYTLSDFKYDIPGRRSFRGCGQINYAYFDTPAVSVADLNQIPDQNGCGQNSNPPPPQSHRRLRRSHSGPAGSFNKPAIRISNYTHRASPNSDEDKPEVPPRVPIPPRPVKPDYRRWSAEVTSSTYSDEDRPPKVPPREPLSRSNSRTPSPKSLPSYLNGVMPPTQSFAPDPKYVSSKALQRQNSEGSAGKGPCILPIIENGKKASSTHYYLLPERPAYLDKYQKYFREAEETNTTIPIQPLSTDCSLVSVTEKLDSKTKMDLCGPMKRKHLSYVVSP; from the exons ATGTCAACTGCAGGTGTTGCTGCTCAAGAGATTAGAGTCCCATTAAAAACTGGATTTCTGCATGAAGGCCAAGCCCTCAGGAGTATGAAGTCGTGCTGGGGCGGTCACAGTGAGTTTGAAAA taACTTTCTAAGCATAGATCCCATTACCATGGCCTACAGTCTGAACTCCACGGCCCAGGATCACCTAACATCTATTG GGCGTGCTTCAAAGTCCACTCGCACGAATGGCAACCACTTTGGTGAACACCGGCCCTCTCTGAAGTCCAGCTTGCCCTCTCTTATCATTCCTCCAAATGAAAACCTGGGACAACATGAAGAGGAACAAGTTGTGTGTAGTCTCAAGAGACTGTCAGTAAATGGGGTTTGTACTTCTACCCCTCCGCTGACCCCCATAAAGAACTCATCATCCCTTTTCCCCTGTATGGCTCCCTGTGAAAGGGGCTCCAGgcccctccccccacttcccaTCTCAGAAGACCTCTCTTTGGATGAGACTGACTGTGAAGTGGAATTCCTAACTAGCTCAGACACAGACTTCCTGCTAGAGGACTATACACTTTCTGACTTCAAGTACGATATTCCTGGCAGGCGAAGCTTCCGGGGATGTGGACAGATCAACTATGCATATTTTGACACCCCGGCAGTTTCTGTAGCCGATCTCAACCAGATACCTGACCAAAATGGATGTGGGCAAAATTCCAACCCTCCCCCACCTCAGAGCCACCGGAGATTGCGAAGATCTCATTCAGGACCAGCAGGGTCCTTTAACAAGCCAGCCATCAGGATATCTAACTACACACACCGTGCTTCTCCCAACTCTGATGAAGACAAACCTGAGGTCCCCCCAAGGGTCCCCATACCTCCCAGGCCAGTGAAGCCAGATTATAGGCGGTGGTCAGCAGAAGTTACTTCTAGCACCTACAGTGATGAAGACAGGCCTCCCAAAGTGCCACCCAGAGAACCTTTGTCACGGAGTAACTCCCGCACACCCAGTCCAAAAAGTCTTCCATCTTACCTCAATGGGGTCATGCCCCCAACACAGAGTTTTGCTCCGGACCCCAAGTACGTCAGCAGCAAAGCTCTGCAGAGACAGAATAGTGAAGGATCTGCTGGTAAGGGTCCTTGCATTCTGCCCATTATTGAAAATGGGAAGAAGGCTAGTTCAACACATTATTACCTACTACCTGAGAGACCAGCATACCTGGAcaaatatcaaaaatattttcGGGAAGCAGAGGAAACAAACACAACCATCCCAATCCAGCCACTATCTACTGACTGCAGTCTAGTTTCAGTCACCGAAAAGCTAGATTCAAAGACAAAAATGGATCTTTGTGGGCCTATGAAACGTAAACATTTATCCTATGTGGTTTCTCCTTAG